The Pseudomonas allokribbensis genome has a window encoding:
- the phrB gene encoding deoxyribodipyrimidine photo-lyase, with translation MQLIWLRSDLRQHDNTALTAAAERGPTVAVYLLSPEQWQEHDDAPCKIDFWLRNLRELSKSLAALNIPLLIRSAPRWDQAPAVLLELCRQLKVEAVHANEEYGIHESRRDAAVARALQAESITFHSHLDQLLFQPGSVLTKTDTYFQVFSQFRKVCYERLHRSMPALIKAPSAQVPLNIDSDPLPESIEGFPTPGQALRNLWPAGETEAQRRLDTFADVQIDYYKSERDFPAKPGTSQLSAYLAAGVISPRQCLHAALQTNQGEFESGKVGAVTWINELLWREFYKHILVGYPRVSRHRAFRPETEALAWRDAPQELAAWQQARTGLPIIDAAMRQLLETGWMHNRLRMVVAMFLTKNLLIDWREGERFFMRHLIDGDLAANNGGWQWSASTGTDAAPYFRIFNPVSQSEKFDSEGLFIKHWLPELAGLNKKEVHNPASAGGLFRVADYPPPIVNLSTSRERALSAFKNLPSRQAAGGGHE, from the coding sequence ATGCAATTGATCTGGCTGCGCAGCGACCTGCGCCAACATGACAACACCGCCCTGACGGCCGCCGCCGAGCGTGGCCCGACCGTGGCCGTGTACCTGTTGAGCCCCGAGCAATGGCAGGAACATGACGACGCCCCGTGCAAGATCGATTTCTGGCTGCGCAACCTGCGGGAGCTGAGCAAAAGCCTCGCAGCACTGAACATCCCGTTGTTGATCCGCAGCGCCCCGCGCTGGGATCAGGCGCCAGCGGTGCTGCTTGAGCTGTGCCGGCAATTGAAGGTCGAGGCCGTTCACGCCAACGAGGAATATGGCATTCATGAAAGCCGCCGCGATGCAGCGGTTGCACGAGCCTTGCAAGCCGAAAGCATCACGTTTCATAGCCACCTTGATCAGTTGCTGTTCCAACCCGGCAGCGTGTTGACCAAGACCGACACCTACTTTCAGGTGTTCAGCCAGTTCCGCAAAGTCTGCTATGAACGTTTGCATCGCTCGATGCCGGCGCTGATAAAGGCGCCGTCGGCGCAGGTCCCGCTGAATATCGACAGCGATCCGCTGCCCGAGTCCATCGAGGGTTTCCCGACACCCGGCCAGGCCCTGCGCAACCTGTGGCCCGCCGGCGAAACCGAGGCCCAACGACGCCTCGACACCTTCGCCGACGTGCAGATCGACTATTACAAGAGCGAACGCGACTTCCCGGCCAAGCCTGGCACCAGCCAGCTCTCGGCCTATCTCGCGGCGGGTGTGATCTCGCCGCGCCAGTGCCTGCATGCCGCGCTGCAAACCAATCAGGGCGAATTCGAAAGCGGCAAGGTCGGCGCCGTCACCTGGATCAACGAGCTGCTGTGGCGCGAGTTCTACAAACACATTCTGGTGGGTTACCCACGGGTCTCCCGCCATCGCGCGTTCCGCCCGGAAACCGAAGCCCTGGCCTGGCGCGATGCGCCGCAGGAACTGGCGGCCTGGCAGCAGGCACGCACCGGCCTGCCGATCATCGACGCGGCCATGCGCCAATTGCTCGAAACCGGCTGGATGCACAATCGCCTGCGGATGGTGGTGGCGATGTTCCTGACCAAGAACCTGCTGATCGACTGGCGTGAAGGCGAGCGTTTTTTCATGCGCCACCTGATCGACGGCGATCTGGCGGCGAACAACGGCGGCTGGCAGTGGAGCGCTTCAACCGGCACCGATGCAGCGCCGTACTTCCGGATTTTCAACCCGGTCAGCCAGTCGGAAAAATTCGACAGCGAAGGCCTGTTCATCAAACACTGGCTGCCTGAACTGGCCGGACTGAACAAGAAGGAAGTGCACAACCCGGCGAGCGCTGGCGGGCTGTTCAGGGTGGCGGACTATCCACCGCCGATCGTCAACCTGAGCACCTCGCGGGAGCGGGCACTGAGCGCGTTCAAGAACCTGCCGTCACGCCAGGCGGCCGGAGGCGGGCATGAGTGA
- a CDS encoding nuclear transport factor 2 family protein encodes MSEFLRRFARQFAQLNKDNLHSLDALYSEDIHFTDPLHEVQGLTQLRSYFSELYANVSELRFDFHGFDQIGDCEGYLRWVMSYRHPRLAGGRLIRVTGCSHLLWRDKVYRHRDYFDAGALLYEHLPVLGRVIAWLKRRLG; translated from the coding sequence ATGAGTGAATTTCTGCGCCGTTTCGCCCGCCAGTTTGCGCAGTTGAACAAAGACAACCTGCACAGCCTGGACGCGCTCTACAGCGAGGACATTCATTTCACCGATCCCTTGCACGAGGTGCAGGGGCTGACGCAATTGCGCAGCTACTTCAGCGAGTTGTACGCGAATGTCAGTGAGCTGCGGTTCGACTTCCACGGTTTCGACCAGATCGGCGACTGCGAAGGTTACCTGCGCTGGGTCATGAGTTACCGCCACCCGCGTCTGGCGGGCGGACGATTGATTCGCGTCACGGGCTGCTCGCACCTGCTCTGGCGCGACAAGGTTTATCGCCACCGGGATTACTTCGATGCCGGGGCGCTGCTTTATGAACATCTACCTGTATTGGGCCGGGTGATTGCCTGGCTGAAAAGGAGACTGGGATGA
- a CDS encoding SDR family NAD(P)-dependent oxidoreductase: MSRSTPRRYWLTGASSGIGAALAEEILKTGAHLAVSSRQVTPLKVLSQRYPGQVLVLPGDLTNSQTVREIGEQIAMDWGALDSVILNAGTCEYVDAQQFDASIIEHVVRTNLLASSYCIEAALPLLRKGTAPHLVGMASSVTYVPLPRAEAYGASKAGLRYLFESLRIDLADEGIEVTVISPGFVETPLTAKNDFPMPLSWPAEKAASHIFGRLKERPLEIAFPALFMAALWPLSKMPARVQLAIGKRMVRRSPPLRDLT, from the coding sequence ATGAGTCGTTCAACTCCACGCCGTTATTGGCTGACCGGCGCCAGCAGTGGCATCGGCGCAGCGCTGGCGGAAGAGATTCTGAAAACCGGTGCACACCTGGCGGTCAGTTCCCGTCAGGTCACACCACTCAAAGTGCTGTCGCAACGCTATCCGGGCCAAGTGCTGGTGCTGCCGGGGGATTTGACCAACAGCCAGACCGTGCGGGAAATCGGTGAACAGATCGCGATGGACTGGGGGGCGTTGGACAGCGTGATTCTCAACGCCGGCACCTGCGAGTACGTCGATGCCCAGCAGTTCGACGCCTCGATCATCGAGCACGTGGTGCGCACCAACCTGCTCGCCAGCAGCTACTGCATCGAAGCCGCCCTGCCCTTGCTGCGCAAGGGAACCGCGCCGCATCTGGTAGGCATGGCCAGTTCCGTCACTTACGTGCCATTGCCTCGGGCCGAGGCTTACGGCGCGTCGAAGGCCGGGTTGCGGTATCTGTTCGAGTCGTTGCGCATCGATCTGGCGGACGAAGGCATTGAAGTCACGGTCATCAGCCCGGGCTTTGTCGAAACACCATTGACCGCCAAAAACGATTTCCCGATGCCATTGAGCTGGCCTGCGGAAAAAGCGGCGAGTCACATCTTCGGCAGACTCAAGGAGCGGCCTCTGGAGATAGCCTTTCCGGCGCTGTTCATGGCTGCGCTCTGGCCATTGTCGAAAATGCCGGCGCGGGTACAACTGGCGATTGGCAAACGCATGGTGCGGCGCAGCCCGCCGCTCAGGGATCTGACGTGA